Proteins from one Rhodothermales bacterium genomic window:
- the alaS gene encoding alanine--tRNA ligase, with the protein MPDRPTADRSSEQIRQDFLDFFREKEHEIVPSAPLVPHDDPTLLFINAGMNPFKDVFLGEGTRPYSRVADTQKCLRVSGKHNDLEEVGVDTYHHTFFEMLGNWSFGDYFKEDAIRWAWELLVDRWGLDPDRLYATVHEGDATLGLEADEEAADLWKSETTIPHDHVLYGSSKDNFWMMGDTGPCGPCSELHIDLRPDAERADSPGAALVNQDDPRVMEIWNLVFIQYNAQSDGSLKPLAAKHVDTGMGFERIAAVLQGKSSNYDTDLFAPILQRLADLSPRVEIGGYDAIGGLPEPEAAKIRIAMRVVADHVRTLAFAIADGASPSNTGRGYVIRRILRRAVRFGYQALGFREPFLWKLVEPLKEKMGGPFPELAERQDYIERTIRAEEEGFLRTLEPGVEFFDKFATYAREIASTRKKVEADSGNAEKHAIEKLMLPSLRAIEADRSVMRVLENAYSDQESSFAVYKAATKLWHEQVPGEVAFVLHDTYGFPGDLTALMAREEGLTVDEARFSELMEEQRERARAAGSFGADHSKVGAWETVSEGEHSRFVGYDATEVEGAQIRRMRSFGEGENEVHEVVLDRTPFYAESGGQIGDTGTLTVGGETIRVTDTRKSDDGSVAHTVDRLPADPSAPVTATVTASTRRETVKHHTATHLLHAALRETLGEHVQQKGSLVAPDRLRFDFSHFERVTPEEQRRIERRVNELIQQNIEGCIETDVPIAEAKQRGAMALFGEKYGDTVRVVTFGPEVSVELCGGTHVGATGEIGLFRITSEGSVASGVRRIEAVAGEAALDWLDAQIASLDAVRGQFKSLQKPIEEAVAETLDEVKALEKEVAALKQAEAASGLDRLLDAAQDIDGVRLVTGDLGAADMDTLREAATQFRDTLGANAVAVLGAADPEGGKVYLSASVSDDLVGRGVQAGTLVGTLAKLVGGGGGGRPTLATAGGKQPENLPDALGAAADTLRAML; encoded by the coding sequence ATGCCCGACCGCCCCACCGCCGACCGCTCGTCCGAGCAGATCCGCCAGGACTTCCTCGACTTCTTCCGCGAGAAGGAGCACGAGATCGTCCCCAGCGCCCCGCTCGTCCCGCACGACGACCCGACGCTGCTGTTCATCAACGCCGGGATGAACCCGTTCAAGGACGTGTTCCTCGGCGAGGGCACGCGGCCGTACTCCCGCGTCGCCGACACGCAGAAGTGCCTCCGCGTCAGCGGCAAGCACAATGACCTCGAAGAGGTGGGCGTCGACACGTACCACCACACGTTCTTCGAGATGCTCGGCAACTGGAGCTTCGGGGACTACTTCAAAGAGGACGCGATCCGCTGGGCGTGGGAGCTGCTCGTCGACCGCTGGGGCCTCGATCCGGACCGGCTCTACGCGACCGTCCACGAGGGCGACGCCACGCTCGGCCTTGAGGCCGACGAGGAGGCGGCCGACCTGTGGAAGTCGGAGACGACGATCCCGCACGACCACGTCCTCTACGGCTCGTCGAAGGACAACTTCTGGATGATGGGCGACACCGGCCCCTGCGGCCCCTGCTCCGAACTCCACATCGACCTCCGCCCCGACGCCGAGCGCGCCGACTCGCCCGGCGCGGCGCTCGTCAACCAGGACGACCCGCGCGTGATGGAGATCTGGAACCTCGTCTTCATCCAGTACAACGCGCAGTCGGACGGTAGCCTCAAGCCGCTCGCCGCGAAGCACGTCGACACGGGGATGGGCTTCGAGCGCATCGCCGCCGTGCTCCAGGGCAAGTCGAGCAACTACGACACCGACCTCTTCGCCCCGATCCTCCAACGCCTCGCCGACCTCTCGCCGCGTGTCGAGATCGGCGGGTACGACGCGATCGGCGGGTTGCCCGAGCCCGAGGCGGCGAAGATCCGCATCGCCATGCGCGTCGTGGCTGACCACGTTCGCACGCTCGCGTTCGCGATCGCCGACGGGGCGAGCCCGAGCAACACGGGGCGCGGCTACGTCATCCGCCGGATCCTGCGCCGCGCCGTCCGCTTCGGGTACCAGGCGCTCGGCTTCCGCGAGCCGTTCCTGTGGAAGCTCGTCGAGCCGCTGAAGGAGAAGATGGGCGGCCCGTTCCCCGAACTCGCCGAGCGGCAAGACTATATCGAGCGCACGATCCGCGCCGAGGAAGAGGGCTTCCTGCGGACGCTGGAACCTGGTGTCGAGTTCTTCGACAAGTTCGCCACGTATGCGCGCGAAATAGCGTCAACGCGCAAGAAGGTTGAGGCTGATTCAGGCAACGCTGAGAAACACGCCATTGAGAAGCTTATGTTACCGAGCCTCAGAGCGATAGAAGCTGATCGTAGCGTAATGAGGGTGCTTGAAAATGCGTATTCAGATCAAGAATCAAGCTTCGCGGTATACAAAGCTGCGACTAAGCTGTGGCATGAGCAGGTGCCCGGCGAAGTCGCGTTCGTTCTCCACGACACGTACGGCTTCCCCGGCGACCTCACGGCACTGATGGCGCGCGAGGAGGGGCTGACGGTGGACGAGGCTCGCTTCTCCGAACTCATGGAGGAGCAGCGTGAGCGCGCCCGTGCCGCCGGCAGCTTCGGCGCGGACCACAGCAAGGTCGGCGCGTGGGAGACGGTGTCCGAGGGAGAGCACTCCCGCTTCGTCGGCTACGACGCGACCGAAGTCGAGGGCGCACAGATTCGCCGGATGCGCTCCTTCGGCGAGGGCGAGAACGAAGTGCACGAGGTCGTCCTTGACCGGACGCCGTTCTATGCCGAGAGCGGCGGGCAGATCGGTGACACGGGCACGCTCACCGTCGGCGGCGAGACGATCCGCGTGACCGACACCCGCAAGTCGGACGACGGCAGTGTGGCCCACACCGTCGACCGGCTGCCGGCGGACCCGAGCGCCCCCGTCACGGCCACCGTCACCGCGAGTACGCGCCGCGAGACGGTGAAGCACCACACGGCGACGCACCTCCTCCACGCCGCCCTCCGCGAAACGCTCGGCGAGCACGTCCAGCAGAAAGGCTCACTCGTCGCGCCCGACCGGCTCCGGTTCGACTTCTCGCACTTCGAGCGCGTCACGCCCGAAGAGCAGCGCCGGATCGAGCGCCGCGTCAACGAACTCATCCAGCAGAACATCGAGGGCTGTATCGAGACTGATGTCCCGATTGCCGAGGCGAAACAGCGCGGGGCGATGGCCCTGTTTGGCGAGAAGTACGGCGACACCGTCCGCGTCGTCACGTTCGGGCCGGAGGTGTCGGTGGAGTTGTGCGGCGGGACGCACGTCGGCGCGACGGGCGAGATCGGGCTGTTCCGCATCACGAGCGAGGGCTCGGTGGCGAGCGGTGTCCGCCGGATCGAGGCCGTCGCCGGCGAGGCCGCGCTCGACTGGCTCGACGCGCAGATCGCCTCGCTCGACGCCGTGCGGGGGCAGTTCAAGTCGCTCCAGAAGCCCATCGAAGAGGCCGTCGCCGAGACGCTCGACGAGGTCAAGGCATTAGAGAAAGAAGTCGCCGCGCTCAAGCAGGCCGAAGCCGCCTCCGGCCTCGACCGACTCCTCGACGCCGCGCAAGACATCGACGGCGTCCGCCTCGTCACGGGGGATCTCGGCGCGGCCGACATGGACACGCTCCGCGAGGCCGCGACGCAGTTCCGCGACACGCTCGGCGCGAACGCCGTCGCCGTCCTCGGCGCGGCCGACCCCGAGGGCGGGAAGGTCTACCT